A single window of Onychomys torridus chromosome 8, mOncTor1.1, whole genome shotgun sequence DNA harbors:
- the LOC118589946 gene encoding NACHT, LRR and PYD domains-containing protein 1a-like isoform X1 → MADRDKDPLVSCLEQSQKGDWKLYGQALHSQALSGDPINTGAAQSQKASDREEAQHKGQKGLDPSHHIRKQMDLEMQQPFSLSKKDLMLRCPSLPRSISTSNMKFLELKNTWKLLPADHESRRNFRISMKLDKGEPGDSGSQSKGRPSLLRSISTPNMKVLEWSDDFEPLSTDPDFWRHFQISKKKLDKGEPEDSGSQSKEIHKNEGREKFYHTASWKTKDLLQNFTQLLLLQKPCPRGWETLVWKSWSKGKGEERGHLIEIQDLFNPNPDTQEEPQLVILEGVAGIGKSTLARQVRRAWEEGQLYRDRFQHVFYFSCRELAQCKQLSLAELIAKDQTVPVAPMKKILSQPEKMLFILDGIDEPAWVLEKPNPPLCMHWSQPQPVHTLLGSLLGKSVLPGAFFLLTARTTALQKFIPSLEQPRWVEVLGFSRSGWKKYIFKYFTKKREAIEAFSLINSNPVLLTLCGIPWVSWLVCTCLKQQMEKRGDLSLTSQTTTELCLKYLSQTLPGHALGTHLRRLCSLAAEGILRRRTLFSERDLWKQELSEDVIAPFLNIGVLQKQPSSVSYSFSHLCLQEFFAAMSCILGNNEQKHGFVETFNIVETLKEVYGRHDLFEAPTVRFLFGLLSKKGMRKMQKIFACRFPWDTIYLQLKIREEALYHQPHSLGLLHCLYEIQDKELLTDVMDNYQVTSVPAPVDMVHPEFHRNLVVQTDVELMVVTFCIKFCSYVNGLQLNPGAQEEKVLLAPRMVLSRWTPITNESWQILFSTLEFTGNLKFLDLSGNPLNNYALCSLCRTLRSPGCHLRTLWLINCGLTFRHCADLASVLRVSSSLTELDLQLNNLGDDGVRLLCEALRNPYCNLRILWLDQAALSDQVMMELKAVEAKNPQLLISSIWKPHVMDPTKNLYGEEMGDSPTSFKDQRLQSEEWYSQLAPLKTFDSSPPDSPRYKHLEPLETEDDFWGPTGPVATEVVDRERNLYRVQFPVPGSYHCPNTGLRFVVTRAVTIEIGFCAWSQYLDETPLQHSHMVAGPLFDIKAEQGAVAAVHLPHFVALQEGQVDISWFSVAHFQEHGMVLETPARMEQHHTILENPSFSPVGVLLRLIPAVRHFIPITSITLIYYHLSLEEVTLHLYLIPNDCTIRKAIDDEEMRFQFVRINKPPPVDSLYIGSRYTVSASKKLEINPKELELCYRSPGESQLFSEIYVDHMGSGIKLQIKDKKHQNLIWEALMKPGDLRPVPPMIPAGHKAAPALLHFLDEHREQLVARVTSVDPLLDKLHNLVLNEEEYESVRAEATNQNKMRKLFSLSRSWSWDSKEQVYRALKDTHPHLIMDLYETSRIVSERS, encoded by the exons GATGTCCTTCATTGCCCAGATCCATAAGCACATCCAACATGAAGTTCCTTGAATTGAAAAATACCTGGAAACTATTGCCTGCAGACCATGAGTCAAGGAGAAACTTTCGGATATCAATGAAACTCGATAAAGGGGAACCTGGGGACTCTGGATCCCAAAGCAAAG GACGTCCTTCATTGCTCAGATCCATAAGCACACCCAACATGAAGGTCCTTGAATGGTCAGATGACTTTGAACCATTGAGCACAGACCCTGATTTCTGGAGACACTTTCAGATCTCAAAGAAGAAACTCGATAAAGGAGAACCTGAGGACTCTGGATCCCAAAGCAAAG AAATACATaagaatgaaggaagagagaaattttACCACACTGCATCCTGGAAAACCAAGGATTTGCTCCAAAATTTCACACAGCTACTGCTTCTACAAAAACCTTGTCCAAGAGGCTGGGAGACCTTGGTCTGGAAAAGCTGGAGTAAAggtaaaggagaggaaagaggacatCTGATTGAGATCCAAGACTTATTTAACCCAAACCCAGATACCCAGGAAGAGCCTCAACTAGTCATCTTAGAGGGGGTTGCTGGGATTGGGAAGTCAACGCTGGCCAGGCAGGTGAGGAGAGCATGGGAGGAAGGCCAGCTCTACAGGGATCGCTTCCAGCATGTCTTCTACTTCAGCTGCAGAGAACTGGCCCAGTGCAAGCAGCTGAGTCTGGCTGAGCTCATAGCAAAAGACCAGACTGTGCCTGTAGCTCCCATgaagaagatcctgtctcagcctgaGAAGATGCTCTTCATCCTAGATGGCATAGATGAGCCAGCATGGGTGTTAGAGAAGCCAAATCCTCCACTCTGTATGCACTGGAGTCAGCCACAGCCTGTGCACACACTGCTGGGCAGTTTGCTGGGGAAATCTGTCCTGCCTGGGGCTTTCTTTCTGCTCACAGCTCGGACCACAGCTCTCCAGAAGTTCATTCCTTCTTTAGAGCAGCCACGTTGGGTGGAAGTCTTGGGTTTCTCGAGGTCTGGATGGAAGAAatatatcttcaaatatttcacaaAGAAACGAGAAGCAATTGAAGCTTTTAGCTTAATTAACTCaaacccagtgctcttaaccctgtgTGGGATACCCTGGGTGTCCTGGCTGGTCTGCACTTGCCTGAAGCAGCAGATGGAAAAGAGAGGAGACCTGTCACTGACCTctcagaccaccacagaactCTGCCTGAAATATCTTTCCCAGACTCTTCCAGGTCATGCTCTGGGAACCCATCTCAGAAGGCTCTGCTCACTGGCTGCTGAGGGGATCTTGAGAAGAAGGACCCTGTTCAGTGAGAGAGATCTCTGGAAGCAAGAGTTATCTGAGGATGTCATTGCCCCTTTCTTGAATATCGGTGTCCTTCAAAAGCAGCCCAGCTCTGTGAGTTACAGCTTTTCCCACTTGTGTCTCCAGGAGTTCTTTGCAGCGATGTCCTGCATCTTGGGGAATAATGAGCAGAAACATGGTTTTGTGGAAACCTTCAATATTGTGGAAACACTGAAGGAAGTCTATGGAAGACATGACCTGTTTGAGGCACCCACTGTGCGATTCCTATTTGGTCTTTTAAGTaaaaaaggaatgagaaaaatGCAGAAGATCTTTGCCTGCAGGTTTCCTTGGGATACAATTTACCTGCAATTGAAGATCCGAGAAGAAGCCCTATACCATCAACCACATTCTCTGGGGTTACTGCACTGTCTGTATGAGATTCAGGATAAGGAGCTTCTGACAGATGTGATGGACAATTATCAAGTAACAAGTGTGCCTGCCCCAGTAGATATGGTACATCCAGAATTCCACAGAAACCTGGTAGTCCAGACAGATGTGGAGCTCATGGTGGTCACTTTCTGCATTAAGTTTTGCAGTTATGTCAACGGACTTCAGCTGAATCCTGGTGCACAGGAGGAGAAAGTGCTTCTGGCCCCCAGGATGGTTCT aTCCAGATGGACTCCAATCACTAATGAAAGTTGGCAGATTCTCTTCTCCACTCTTGAGTTCACAGGAAACCTGAAGTTTCTGGACCTAAGTGGAAATCCATTGAACAACTATGCACTGTGCAGTCTTTGTAGGACCCTGAGATCCCCTGGATGTCACCTTAGGACATTGTG GCTCATCAACTGTGGCCTCACATTCAGACACTGTGCGGACCTGGCCTCAGTGCTCAGGGTCAGCTCCAGTCTGACTGAGCTAGACCTGCAGCTGAATAACCTGGGAGACGATGGTGTGAGGCTGCTGTGTGAGGCGCTCAGGAATCCTTACTGCAACCTCAGAATCCTGTG GCTGGACCAGGCTGCTCTCAGTGACCAGGTGATGATGGAGCTCAAAGCTGTGGAGGCAAAGAATCCACAGCTGCTCATCTCCAGCATATG GAAGCCACATGTGATGGACCCTACTAAGAACCTGTATGGAGAAGAAATGGGTGATAGCCCGACCTCATTCAAGGATCAAAGACTACAGTCAG AGGAGTGGTACTCACAACTTGCACCACTAAAGACCTTCGATTCATCTCCCCCTGACTCTCCACGATACAAGCACCTGGAACCACTGGAGACTGAAGATGACTTCTGGGGACCTACAGGGCCTGTGGCTACTGAGGTGGTTGACAGAGAGAGGAACCTGTACCG agttcagttccctgtGCCTGGTTCCTACCACTGTCCCAACACAGGACTCCGCTTTGTGGTGACAAGGGCAGTGACCATTGAGATTGGATTCTGTGCCTGGAGCCAATATCTGGATGAGACTCCCTTGCAGCACAGTCACATGGTGGCTGGGCCTCTGTTTGATATCAAGGCTGAGCAGGGAGCTGTGGCTGCTGTGCACCTCCCTCATTTTGTGGCTCTCCAAG AGGGACAGGTGGACATCTCCTGGTTCAGTGTGGCCCACTTTCAAGAACATGGCATGGTCCTAGAAACGCCAGCCAGAATGGAGCAGCACCACACAATCTTGGAAAACCCAAGCTTCTCCCCAGTGGGAGTTCTGCTGAGACTGATCCCTGCTGTCAGACACTTCATCCCCATCACTTCCATCACACTGATCTACTATCACCTCAGTCTCGAGGAAGTCACCCTTCATCTCTACCTCATCCCCAATGACTGCACCATTCGGAAG GCCATTGATGATGAAGAAATGAGATTCCAATTTGTTCGAATAAATAAGCCACCCCCAGTAGACTCTCTTTATATTGGCTCCCGCTACACAGTGTCTGCTTCCAAGAAGCTGGAAATCAACCCAAAG gAACTGGAGCTGTGCTACAGGAGCCCTGGGGAATCCCAGCTCTTCTCTGAGATCTATGTTGATCACATGGGTTCAGGGATTAAGCTCCAGATTAAAGACAAGAAGCATCAGAATCTCATTTGGGAAGCCTTGATGAAACCAG gggacctgagacCTGTACCACCCATGATCCCTGCAGGCCACAAAG CTGCCCCTGCCTTGCTGCACTTCCTAGATGAGCATCGGGAGCAGCTGGTGGCCCGAGTGACATCAGTGGACCCTCTCTTGGACAAGCTGCATAATCTGGTGCTGAATGAAGAGGAGTATGAGTCTGTGCGGGCTGAGGCCACCAACCAAAACAAGATGAGGAAGCTCTTCAGCCTCAGCAGGTCCTGGAGCTGGGACAGTAAAGAGCAAGTCTACAGAGCTCTGAAGGACACCCATCCTCACCTGATCATGGACCTCTATGAGACGTCAAGAATTGTCTCTGAGAGATCCTGA
- the LOC118589946 gene encoding NACHT, LRR and PYD domains-containing protein 1b allele 4-like isoform X2, with protein sequence MADRDKDPLVSCLEQSQKGDWKLYGQALHSQALSGDPINTGAAQSQKASDREEAQHKGQKGLDPSHHIRKQMDLEMQQPFSLSKKDLMLRCPSLPRSISTSNMKFLELKNTWKLLPADHESRRNFRISMKLDKGEPGDSGSQSKGRPSLLRSISTPNMKVLEWSDDFEPLSTDPDFWRHFQISKKKLDKGEPEDSGSQSKEIHKNEGREKFYHTASWKTKDLLQNFTQLLLLQKPCPRGWETLVWKSWSKGKGEERGHLIEIQDLFNPNPDTQEEPQLVILEGVAGIGKSTLARQVRRAWEEGQLYRDRFQHVFYFSCRELAQCKQLSLAELIAKDQTVPVAPMKKILSQPEKMLFILDGIDEPAWVLEKPNPPLCMHWSQPQPVHTLLGSLLGKSVLPGAFFLLTARTTALQKFIPSLEQPRWVEVLGFSRSGWKKYIFKYFTKKREAIEAFSLINSNPVLLTLCGIPWVSWLVCTCLKQQMEKRGDLSLTSQTTTELCLKYLSQTLPGHALGTHLRRLCSLAAEGILRRRTLFSERDLWKQELSEDVIAPFLNIGVLQKQPSSVSYSFSHLCLQEFFAAMSCILGNNEQKHGFVETFNIVETLKEVYGRHDLFEAPTVRFLFGLLSKKGMRKMQKIFACRFPWDTIYLQLKIREEALYHQPHSLGLLHCLYEIQDKELLTDVMDNYQVTSVPAPVDMVHPEFHRNLVVQTDVELMVVTFCIKFCSYVNGLQLNPGAQEEKVLLAPRMVLSRWTPITNESWQILFSTLEFTGNLKFLDLSGNPLNNYALCSLCRTLRSPGCHLRTLWLINCGLTFRHCADLASVLRVSSSLTELDLQLNNLGDDGVRLLCEALRNPYCNLRILWLDQAALSDQVMMELKAVEAKNPQLLISSIWKPHVMDPTKNLYGEEMGDSPTSFKDQRLQSEEWYSQLAPLKTFDSSPPDSPRYKHLEPLETEDDFWGPTGPVATEVVDRERNLYRVQFPVPGSYHCPNTGLRFVVTRAVTIEIGFCAWSQYLDETPLQHSHMVAGPLFDIKAEQGAVAAVHLPHFVALQGDLRPVPPMIPAGHKAAPALLHFLDEHREQLVARVTSVDPLLDKLHNLVLNEEEYESVRAEATNQNKMRKLFSLSRSWSWDSKEQVYRALKDTHPHLIMDLYETSRIVSERS encoded by the exons GATGTCCTTCATTGCCCAGATCCATAAGCACATCCAACATGAAGTTCCTTGAATTGAAAAATACCTGGAAACTATTGCCTGCAGACCATGAGTCAAGGAGAAACTTTCGGATATCAATGAAACTCGATAAAGGGGAACCTGGGGACTCTGGATCCCAAAGCAAAG GACGTCCTTCATTGCTCAGATCCATAAGCACACCCAACATGAAGGTCCTTGAATGGTCAGATGACTTTGAACCATTGAGCACAGACCCTGATTTCTGGAGACACTTTCAGATCTCAAAGAAGAAACTCGATAAAGGAGAACCTGAGGACTCTGGATCCCAAAGCAAAG AAATACATaagaatgaaggaagagagaaattttACCACACTGCATCCTGGAAAACCAAGGATTTGCTCCAAAATTTCACACAGCTACTGCTTCTACAAAAACCTTGTCCAAGAGGCTGGGAGACCTTGGTCTGGAAAAGCTGGAGTAAAggtaaaggagaggaaagaggacatCTGATTGAGATCCAAGACTTATTTAACCCAAACCCAGATACCCAGGAAGAGCCTCAACTAGTCATCTTAGAGGGGGTTGCTGGGATTGGGAAGTCAACGCTGGCCAGGCAGGTGAGGAGAGCATGGGAGGAAGGCCAGCTCTACAGGGATCGCTTCCAGCATGTCTTCTACTTCAGCTGCAGAGAACTGGCCCAGTGCAAGCAGCTGAGTCTGGCTGAGCTCATAGCAAAAGACCAGACTGTGCCTGTAGCTCCCATgaagaagatcctgtctcagcctgaGAAGATGCTCTTCATCCTAGATGGCATAGATGAGCCAGCATGGGTGTTAGAGAAGCCAAATCCTCCACTCTGTATGCACTGGAGTCAGCCACAGCCTGTGCACACACTGCTGGGCAGTTTGCTGGGGAAATCTGTCCTGCCTGGGGCTTTCTTTCTGCTCACAGCTCGGACCACAGCTCTCCAGAAGTTCATTCCTTCTTTAGAGCAGCCACGTTGGGTGGAAGTCTTGGGTTTCTCGAGGTCTGGATGGAAGAAatatatcttcaaatatttcacaaAGAAACGAGAAGCAATTGAAGCTTTTAGCTTAATTAACTCaaacccagtgctcttaaccctgtgTGGGATACCCTGGGTGTCCTGGCTGGTCTGCACTTGCCTGAAGCAGCAGATGGAAAAGAGAGGAGACCTGTCACTGACCTctcagaccaccacagaactCTGCCTGAAATATCTTTCCCAGACTCTTCCAGGTCATGCTCTGGGAACCCATCTCAGAAGGCTCTGCTCACTGGCTGCTGAGGGGATCTTGAGAAGAAGGACCCTGTTCAGTGAGAGAGATCTCTGGAAGCAAGAGTTATCTGAGGATGTCATTGCCCCTTTCTTGAATATCGGTGTCCTTCAAAAGCAGCCCAGCTCTGTGAGTTACAGCTTTTCCCACTTGTGTCTCCAGGAGTTCTTTGCAGCGATGTCCTGCATCTTGGGGAATAATGAGCAGAAACATGGTTTTGTGGAAACCTTCAATATTGTGGAAACACTGAAGGAAGTCTATGGAAGACATGACCTGTTTGAGGCACCCACTGTGCGATTCCTATTTGGTCTTTTAAGTaaaaaaggaatgagaaaaatGCAGAAGATCTTTGCCTGCAGGTTTCCTTGGGATACAATTTACCTGCAATTGAAGATCCGAGAAGAAGCCCTATACCATCAACCACATTCTCTGGGGTTACTGCACTGTCTGTATGAGATTCAGGATAAGGAGCTTCTGACAGATGTGATGGACAATTATCAAGTAACAAGTGTGCCTGCCCCAGTAGATATGGTACATCCAGAATTCCACAGAAACCTGGTAGTCCAGACAGATGTGGAGCTCATGGTGGTCACTTTCTGCATTAAGTTTTGCAGTTATGTCAACGGACTTCAGCTGAATCCTGGTGCACAGGAGGAGAAAGTGCTTCTGGCCCCCAGGATGGTTCT aTCCAGATGGACTCCAATCACTAATGAAAGTTGGCAGATTCTCTTCTCCACTCTTGAGTTCACAGGAAACCTGAAGTTTCTGGACCTAAGTGGAAATCCATTGAACAACTATGCACTGTGCAGTCTTTGTAGGACCCTGAGATCCCCTGGATGTCACCTTAGGACATTGTG GCTCATCAACTGTGGCCTCACATTCAGACACTGTGCGGACCTGGCCTCAGTGCTCAGGGTCAGCTCCAGTCTGACTGAGCTAGACCTGCAGCTGAATAACCTGGGAGACGATGGTGTGAGGCTGCTGTGTGAGGCGCTCAGGAATCCTTACTGCAACCTCAGAATCCTGTG GCTGGACCAGGCTGCTCTCAGTGACCAGGTGATGATGGAGCTCAAAGCTGTGGAGGCAAAGAATCCACAGCTGCTCATCTCCAGCATATG GAAGCCACATGTGATGGACCCTACTAAGAACCTGTATGGAGAAGAAATGGGTGATAGCCCGACCTCATTCAAGGATCAAAGACTACAGTCAG AGGAGTGGTACTCACAACTTGCACCACTAAAGACCTTCGATTCATCTCCCCCTGACTCTCCACGATACAAGCACCTGGAACCACTGGAGACTGAAGATGACTTCTGGGGACCTACAGGGCCTGTGGCTACTGAGGTGGTTGACAGAGAGAGGAACCTGTACCG agttcagttccctgtGCCTGGTTCCTACCACTGTCCCAACACAGGACTCCGCTTTGTGGTGACAAGGGCAGTGACCATTGAGATTGGATTCTGTGCCTGGAGCCAATATCTGGATGAGACTCCCTTGCAGCACAGTCACATGGTGGCTGGGCCTCTGTTTGATATCAAGGCTGAGCAGGGAGCTGTGGCTGCTGTGCACCTCCCTCATTTTGTGGCTCTCCAAG gggacctgagacCTGTACCACCCATGATCCCTGCAGGCCACAAAG CTGCCCCTGCCTTGCTGCACTTCCTAGATGAGCATCGGGAGCAGCTGGTGGCCCGAGTGACATCAGTGGACCCTCTCTTGGACAAGCTGCATAATCTGGTGCTGAATGAAGAGGAGTATGAGTCTGTGCGGGCTGAGGCCACCAACCAAAACAAGATGAGGAAGCTCTTCAGCCTCAGCAGGTCCTGGAGCTGGGACAGTAAAGAGCAAGTCTACAGAGCTCTGAAGGACACCCATCCTCACCTGATCATGGACCTCTATGAGACGTCAAGAATTGTCTCTGAGAGATCCTGA